The following coding sequences are from one Plectropomus leopardus isolate mb chromosome 10, YSFRI_Pleo_2.0, whole genome shotgun sequence window:
- the LOC121949199 gene encoding gamma-crystallin M3-like: MGRIIFYEDKNFQGRSYETSSDCAELTSYLSRCNSCRVESGCFMVYERPNFMGHQMLARRGEYPDNQRLMGMTMSDCIRSCRMIPMHRGPFRMRIYERENFSGQMNEVMDDCDNIQDRYRMSDCQSAHVMDGHWLMYEQPHYRGRMLYLRPGEYRSMRDMGMGPMDMRIGSMRRIMDSC, translated from the exons ATGGGCAGA atcattttctacGAGGACAAGAACTTCCAGGGTCGCTCCTATGAGACCAGCAGCGACTGCGCTGAGCTGACCTCCTACCTGAGCCGCTGCAACTCCTGCAGGGTGGAGAGCGGCTGCTTCATGGTCTACGAACGTCCAAACTTCATGGGCCACCAGATGCTGGCCAGGAGGGGAGAGTACCCCGACAACCAGCGCCTGATGGGAATGACCATGAGCGACTGCATCCGTTCCTGCCGCATGATCCCCATG cacAGAGGTCCATTCAGGATGAGGATCTACGAGAGGGAGAACTTCAGCGGTCAGATGAACGAGGTGATGGACGACTGCGACAACATCCAGGACCGCTACCGCATGTCCGACTGCCAGTCCGCCCACGTGATGGACGGCCACTGGCTGATGTACGAGCAGCCCCACTACAGAGGCAGGATGCTGTACCTGAGGCCCGGCGAGTACAGGAGCATGAGAGACATGGGAATGGGTCCCATGGACATGAGGATCGGCTCCATGAGGCGTATAATGGACTCCTGCTAG
- the LOC121949204 gene encoding gamma-crystallin M3-like → MGKIIFYEDRNFQGRSYECMSDCSDMSSYLSRCTSCRVESGCFMVYDRPNFMGNQYFLRRGEYSDYMSMGMSDSIRSCRLIPQHRGSYRMRIYERENFQGQSHELMDDCDNIQDRYRMSDCQSCNVMDGHWLMYEQPHYRGRMMYLRPGEYRSMRDVGYSGMRLSSARRIMDSC, encoded by the exons ATGGGCAAG aTCATCTTCTACGAGGACAGGAACTTCCAGGGTCGCTCCTATGAGTGCATGAGCGACTGCTCCGACATGTCCTCCTACCTGAGCAGGTGCACTTCCTGCAGGGTGGAGAGCGGCTGCTTCATGGTTTACGACCGCCCCAACTTCATGGGGAACCAGTATTTCCTGAGGAGAGGGGAGTACTCTGACTACATGTCCATGGGCATGAGCGACTCTATCCGATCCTGCCGTTTGATTCCTCAG CACAGGGGCTCCTACAGGATGAGGATCTACGAGAGGGAGAACTTCCAGGGCCAGAGTCACGAGCTGATGGACGACTGCGACAACATCCAGGACCGCTACCGCATGTCCGACTGTCAGTCCTGCAACGTGATGGACGGCCACTGGCTGATGTACGAGCAGCCCCACTACAGAGGCAGGATGATGTACCTGAGGCCCGGCGAGTACAGGAGCATGAGAGACGTGGGATACAGCGGCATGAGGCTCAGCTCCGCCAGGCGTATAATGGATTCCTgctga